A DNA window from Mesorhizobium sp. C432A contains the following coding sequences:
- a CDS encoding response regulator transcription factor has translation MTAINDRARFLIIDDHPLFREALHSAVQMAYPEVDTVEARSIAEALDLLGGIKPFDLALLDLNMPDVHGFDGLLQLRTRHPRLPVVVVSGYEEPKIISEALSYGAAGFIPKSARKSDLAAAIRSVMEGAIYVPETYEGQPPDADSADRADMVQRLAKLTPQQLRVLQMLRQGLLNKQIAYELQVGETTVKAHVSEILRKLNVYSRTQAVIEVSKLDNAELFRDQAGF, from the coding sequence ATGACCGCAATTAACGATCGCGCCCGGTTTCTGATCATCGACGACCATCCGCTGTTTCGCGAGGCGCTGCACAGCGCCGTGCAGATGGCCTATCCGGAAGTCGACACCGTGGAGGCGCGCTCGATCGCCGAGGCGCTCGATCTCCTGGGTGGGATAAAACCGTTCGATCTGGCGCTGCTCGATCTCAACATGCCTGACGTCCATGGCTTCGATGGACTGCTGCAACTCAGGACCCGCCATCCGCGGCTGCCGGTGGTCGTCGTCTCGGGCTATGAGGAGCCGAAGATCATCTCCGAGGCGTTGTCCTATGGCGCTGCCGGCTTCATCCCGAAATCGGCGCGCAAGAGCGATCTTGCGGCCGCAATCCGCTCGGTGATGGAGGGCGCGATCTATGTGCCGGAGACATATGAGGGACAGCCGCCCGACGCCGACAGCGCCGACCGCGCCGATATGGTGCAGCGGCTGGCCAAACTGACGCCGCAGCAGCTGCGCGTGCTGCAGATGCTGCGCCAGGGCCTGCTCAACAAACAGATCGCCTACGAGTTGCAGGTCGGCGAGACCACGGTGAAGGCGCATGTCTCGGAGATATTGCGCAAACTCAATGTGTATAGCCGCACGCAGGCGGTGATCGAGGTGTCGAAGCTCGACAATGCGGAGTTGTTCAGGGATCAGGCGGGGTTTTAG
- a CDS encoding hybrid sensor histidine kinase/response regulator: MPLRDINDVDRLKKINAALVSRVERSMDQQGNAFSLFQTAISLENRVRMRTEELHSTLRRLEQSNIDLSAAKENAELANLSKTRFLAAASHDVLQPLNAAHLSVSALAEVQTSDEGKKLVRQVERSLETMEDLLRTLLDISKLDAGVVQPDIGDVNLETLFSSLRSDFKPVAKLKGLTLKFRPVSAVVRSDRTLLRRILQNILSNALRYTRSGGVLVGTRHRGDTIRIDVADTGCGIPDDQREAVFEEFHRGSAIPADTGISGGGLGLGLAIVRRMAAALGHPVTFSSRVGRGTIFHIDVPVGIGASADAIASLAEMERPRGYGLFGTKVLLVENDADVLQAMTFLLERWQCLVRAATSTEAAVSLLGDTDWVPDIVIADQHLDDGDLGTATIAEVRDYLGRAVPALIVTADGSEAVAKAARAAGIELMRKPLKPAQLRALLAHLLA; the protein is encoded by the coding sequence ATGCCGCTCAGGGACATCAACGACGTCGACAGGCTGAAGAAGATCAACGCCGCTCTGGTCAGCCGCGTCGAGCGCTCGATGGACCAGCAGGGCAACGCCTTCTCGCTGTTCCAGACCGCAATTTCACTGGAAAACCGCGTGCGCATGCGCACCGAGGAACTACACTCGACCTTGCGCCGGCTGGAACAGTCGAACATCGACCTCAGCGCCGCCAAGGAAAACGCCGAGCTGGCAAACCTGTCCAAGACCAGGTTCCTGGCCGCCGCCAGCCATGACGTGCTGCAGCCGCTGAACGCCGCCCACCTCTCGGTCTCGGCACTGGCCGAAGTGCAGACCAGCGACGAGGGCAAGAAACTCGTCCGTCAGGTCGAGCGCTCGCTGGAGACGATGGAAGACCTGTTGCGCACGCTGCTCGACATTTCCAAGCTCGACGCCGGCGTGGTCCAGCCCGACATTGGCGACGTCAATCTGGAGACGCTGTTTTCGTCGCTGCGCTCGGATTTCAAGCCGGTTGCCAAGCTGAAGGGGCTGACACTGAAATTCCGCCCGGTCAGCGCCGTGGTGCGTTCGGACCGCACGCTTTTGCGCCGCATCCTGCAGAACATCCTGTCCAATGCGCTGCGCTATACCCGCTCGGGCGGCGTGCTGGTCGGCACCAGGCATCGCGGCGACACCATCCGCATCGATGTCGCCGACACCGGCTGCGGCATTCCCGACGACCAGCGCGAGGCGGTGTTCGAGGAGTTCCATCGCGGCTCCGCCATTCCAGCCGACACCGGAATCTCCGGCGGCGGGCTGGGCCTGGGCCTTGCCATCGTGCGGCGCATGGCCGCCGCGCTCGGTCATCCCGTGACGTTCTCCTCGAGGGTTGGGCGCGGCACCATCTTCCACATCGACGTGCCGGTCGGCATCGGCGCCAGCGCCGACGCCATCGCCAGCCTTGCCGAAATGGAGCGGCCGCGCGGCTACGGCCTGTTCGGCACCAAGGTGCTGCTGGTCGAAAACGACGCCGACGTGCTGCAGGCGATGACTTTCCTGCTCGAGCGCTGGCAGTGCCTGGTGCGCGCCGCGACCTCGACCGAGGCTGCGGTCAGCCTGCTTGGCGACACCGACTGGGTGCCCGACATCGTCATTGCCGACCAGCATCTCGACGACGGCGACCTCGGCACCGCCACCATCGCCGAAGTCCGCGATTATCTCGGCCGCGCCGTGCCGGCGCTGATCGTCACCGCCGACGGATCGGAGGCCGTCGCCAAAGCCGCCCGCGCCGCCGGCATCGAACTGATGCGCAAGCCGCTGAAACCGGCGCAATTGCGAGCACTGCTGGCGCATTTGTTGGCTTGA
- a CDS encoding FIST signal transduction protein → MGRKPLASSRTSYASGLSALTTDEPDADAFALAVAVEAAAIDAGFALLFFSQSLFDASVLSQGLKTHAPTLAYAACSTAGEITPQGLEEGHVLALLFPSASFSAVSTMVDNLSSSGMDRITDEVEGLRRLLRGRTGSCHAKSTFALCFIDGLSFAEEAVTSAIHWGLDDIPLIGGSAGDDLKFETTRLISNGKVASDSAIIVLIATEIPFHVFKTDNFIPTDEKLVVTASDPDHRTVREFNATNAAEEYAASVGIVAQNLTPMSFASHPVVVKVGGEYYCRSIQKMHADGSLSFFCAIDDGVVLSIAQPKDMVESTRAALRDVEQRLGGIDMILGFDCVLRRLDARNRQVFRDISELYRVNNVIGFGTYGEQYRSMHLNQTFTGIAFGERQAAE, encoded by the coding sequence ATCGGGAGGAAGCCTCTGGCCAGTTCACGGACGAGCTATGCATCCGGTCTGTCGGCGCTCACCACCGACGAGCCCGACGCCGATGCATTCGCCCTGGCGGTCGCCGTCGAGGCCGCAGCCATCGATGCCGGCTTTGCCCTGCTGTTCTTCTCCCAGAGCCTGTTTGACGCGAGCGTCCTTTCGCAAGGGCTGAAGACCCACGCGCCGACGCTGGCCTACGCCGCCTGCTCGACCGCCGGCGAGATCACCCCCCAGGGCCTGGAGGAAGGCCATGTGCTGGCGCTGCTCTTTCCCTCCGCGTCGTTTTCGGCGGTCAGCACCATGGTCGACAATCTCTCCTCGTCGGGAATGGACAGGATCACTGATGAAGTCGAGGGCTTGCGGCGGTTGCTGCGCGGACGCACCGGCAGTTGCCATGCCAAAAGCACCTTCGCGCTCTGCTTCATCGACGGTCTGTCCTTTGCCGAGGAAGCTGTAACCTCGGCCATCCATTGGGGGCTGGACGACATCCCGCTGATCGGCGGTTCGGCGGGCGACGATTTGAAATTCGAAACCACCAGGCTGATTTCGAACGGCAAGGTTGCGTCCGACAGCGCCATCATTGTGCTGATCGCCACCGAGATCCCGTTCCATGTCTTCAAGACCGACAATTTCATCCCAACCGACGAGAAGCTGGTGGTGACGGCATCCGATCCGGACCACCGCACCGTGCGCGAATTCAACGCCACCAACGCGGCTGAGGAATATGCAGCCTCGGTCGGCATCGTTGCGCAGAACCTGACGCCGATGAGCTTCGCCTCGCACCCGGTGGTGGTGAAAGTGGGCGGCGAATATTACTGCCGCTCGATCCAGAAGATGCATGCCGACGGTTCCCTGTCTTTCTTTTGCGCCATAGACGACGGCGTCGTGCTGTCCATCGCCCAGCCCAAGGACATGGTGGAATCCACGCGCGCCGCACTGCGCGACGTCGAGCAACGGCTCGGCGGCATCGACATGATCCTCGGCTTCGATTGCGTGCTGCGCCGGCTCGACGCCCGCAACCGCCAGGTGTTCCGCGACATTTCGGAGCTCTACCGGGTCAACAATGTCATCGGCTTCGGCACCTATGGCGAACAGTACCGTTCGATGCATCTGAACCAAACCTTCACCGGCATCGCCTTCGGCGAACGCCAGGCGGCGGAATAG
- a CDS encoding (2Fe-2S)-binding protein translates to MSDVSFVVNGKRISGAAEDRTLLVHFLRENLGLTGTHVGCDTSQCGACVVHVDGKAVKSCSMLAVQASGSTVVTIEGLANGGDLHPMQAAFKEHHGLQCGFCTPGMIMTATDMVARHPEGLDEATVRAELEGNICRCTGYHNIVKAILAASQTMAKVPKGRAKQAA, encoded by the coding sequence ATGTCGGACGTTTCGTTTGTCGTGAACGGAAAACGGATCAGCGGCGCTGCCGAGGACCGAACGCTTCTGGTTCATTTCCTGCGCGAAAATCTTGGTCTCACCGGAACGCATGTCGGTTGTGACACCTCTCAATGCGGCGCCTGCGTCGTGCATGTCGACGGCAAGGCGGTGAAGTCCTGTTCGATGCTGGCCGTGCAGGCCTCCGGGTCGACCGTGGTGACGATCGAAGGGCTTGCCAATGGCGGCGACCTGCATCCGATGCAGGCCGCGTTCAAGGAACATCATGGGCTGCAATGTGGCTTCTGCACGCCGGGCATGATCATGACCGCGACCGACATGGTCGCGCGCCATCCCGAAGGCCTCGATGAGGCGACGGTGCGCGCCGAGCTCGAAGGCAACATCTGCCGCTGCACCGGCTACCACAACATCGTCAAGGCGATCCTCGCCGCATCGCAGACTATGGCGAAGGTGCCGAAGGGCAGGGCGAAACAGGCAGCGTAA
- a CDS encoding xanthine dehydrogenase family protein molybdopterin-binding subunit, whose product MGIEGIGARVVRKEDKRFITGAGRYVDDMVVSGMKHAAFVRSPHAHAQIKKIDVRRAQAMPGVIGVLTGKELKADGIGNLICGWMIHSKDGSPMKMGAWSPLAVDKVRYVGDAVVIVVAETKGQARDAAEAVEITYKELKAVVDATKALQKGAPQVHAEAEDNLIFDWEIGDAKATDAAIQAAAHVTRMKIVNNRLVPNAMEPRAALGHYDKAEDHFTCWTTSQNPHVARLVMSAFYNVAPENKLRVIAPDVGGGFGSKIYIYPEEIVCLWASKKTGVPVKWVADRTESFLTDAHGRDHVSTVEMAFDKNNKITGFKVDTIANLGAYMSLFSSCVPTYLYATLLSGQYNIPTIHANVRTVYTNTAPVDAYRGAGRPEATYLLERTMETAARELGVSPAELRRANFITEFPHQTPVIMNYDAGDYGASLDAATQASDYAGFAKRKAAAASQGRLRGIGMSCYIEACGIAPSAAVGSLGAGVGLWESAEVRVNAVGTIEVLTGSHSHGQGHETTFAQLVTQRFGVPLDSVSIVHGDTDKVQMGMGTYGSRSGAVGMSAIAKALDKVEAKAKKIAAHLLEADEGDIVIENGEVKVAGTDKSLPWFQVALAAYTAHNLPAGMEPGLKETAFYDPANFTFPAGCYICEVEIDPETGTTEIVQFVAADDFGNIINPMIVEGQVHGGIAQGIGQALLEGAHYDDSGQLLTASYMDYTMPRADDLPSFKVSTSNTPCPSNPLGIKGCGEAGAIGSPPAVINAITDALGIVDIAMPASPSTVWAAIRAKK is encoded by the coding sequence ATGGGCATTGAAGGCATCGGCGCTCGGGTCGTGCGCAAGGAAGACAAACGCTTCATCACCGGCGCCGGCCGCTATGTCGACGACATGGTGGTTTCCGGCATGAAGCATGCCGCTTTCGTGCGCAGCCCGCACGCGCATGCTCAGATCAAGAAGATCGACGTCAGACGAGCGCAGGCGATGCCCGGCGTCATCGGCGTCTTGACCGGCAAGGAGCTCAAGGCCGACGGCATCGGCAACCTGATCTGCGGCTGGATGATCCATTCCAAGGACGGCTCGCCGATGAAGATGGGCGCGTGGTCGCCGCTGGCCGTCGACAAGGTGCGCTATGTCGGCGACGCGGTCGTCATCGTGGTGGCGGAAACCAAGGGCCAGGCCCGCGACGCGGCCGAAGCGGTCGAGATCACCTACAAGGAATTGAAGGCGGTGGTCGATGCCACCAAGGCGCTGCAAAAAGGTGCGCCGCAGGTCCATGCCGAAGCCGAGGACAATCTTATCTTCGACTGGGAGATCGGCGATGCCAAGGCGACCGACGCGGCGATCCAGGCGGCGGCCCATGTCACCCGCATGAAGATCGTCAACAACCGGCTGGTTCCCAACGCCATGGAGCCGCGCGCTGCGCTTGGCCATTACGACAAGGCCGAGGACCATTTTACCTGCTGGACGACGTCGCAGAACCCGCATGTCGCGCGGCTAGTGATGAGCGCCTTCTACAATGTCGCGCCGGAAAACAAGCTGCGCGTCATTGCGCCCGATGTCGGCGGCGGCTTCGGCTCGAAGATCTACATCTATCCCGAAGAGATCGTCTGCCTGTGGGCGTCGAAGAAGACCGGCGTGCCGGTCAAATGGGTTGCCGACCGTACCGAAAGCTTTCTCACCGACGCACATGGCCGCGACCATGTCTCGACGGTCGAAATGGCGTTCGACAAGAACAACAAGATCACCGGCTTCAAAGTCGACACCATCGCCAATCTCGGCGCCTACATGTCGCTGTTCTCGTCTTGCGTGCCGACCTATCTCTACGCGACGCTGCTGTCGGGCCAGTACAACATCCCGACGATCCACGCCAATGTGCGCACCGTCTACACCAACACGGCACCCGTCGATGCCTATCGTGGGGCAGGGCGGCCGGAAGCGACCTATTTGCTCGAACGCACAATGGAGACCGCCGCACGCGAACTCGGCGTGTCTCCGGCGGAGCTTCGGCGCGCCAATTTCATCACCGAGTTTCCGCATCAGACGCCGGTCATCATGAACTATGACGCCGGCGACTATGGAGCTTCACTCGATGCGGCGACACAGGCGTCCGACTATGCCGGCTTCGCCAAGCGCAAAGCGGCGGCCGCCAGCCAGGGCAGGCTGCGCGGCATCGGCATGAGCTGCTATATCGAGGCCTGCGGCATCGCGCCGTCGGCGGCGGTCGGTTCGCTCGGCGCCGGCGTCGGTCTGTGGGAATCGGCCGAGGTGCGGGTCAATGCCGTCGGCACGATCGAGGTGCTGACCGGCTCGCACAGCCACGGCCAGGGCCATGAGACGACCTTCGCGCAACTGGTCACCCAGCGCTTCGGCGTGCCGCTCGACTCGGTGTCGATCGTCCATGGAGATACCGACAAGGTGCAGATGGGTATGGGCACCTACGGCTCGCGCTCGGGCGCGGTCGGCATGTCGGCAATTGCCAAGGCGCTCGACAAGGTCGAGGCCAAGGCCAAGAAAATCGCCGCCCATCTGCTCGAGGCCGACGAGGGCGACATCGTCATCGAGAATGGCGAGGTCAAGGTTGCCGGCACCGACAAGAGCCTGCCCTGGTTCCAGGTGGCGCTTGCCGCCTACACCGCTCACAATCTGCCGGCAGGCATGGAGCCGGGACTGAAGGAAACAGCCTTCTACGATCCGGCGAACTTCACTTTCCCGGCGGGCTGCTACATCTGCGAGGTCGAGATCGATCCGGAAACCGGCACGACCGAGATCGTCCAGTTCGTCGCGGCGGACGATTTCGGCAACATCATCAACCCGATGATCGTCGAGGGTCAGGTGCATGGCGGCATCGCCCAGGGTATCGGCCAGGCGCTGCTGGAAGGCGCGCACTATGACGATAGCGGGCAGCTGCTGACGGCGAGCTACATGGACTACACCATGCCGCGCGCGGACGACTTGCCGTCATTCAAGGTGTCGACCTCGAACACGCCGTGTCCGAGCAATCCGCTCGGCATCAAGGGCTGTGGCGAGGCCGGCGCCATCGGCTCGCCGCCGGCGGTCATCAACGCCATCACCGACGCTTTGGGGATTGTGGACATCGCCATGCCGGCCTCGCCGTCGACGGTGTGGGCGGCGATTAGGGCGAAGAAATGA
- a CDS encoding xanthine dehydrogenase family protein subunit M: protein MYAVNYHRAASVADAAKLVKSGDARLLSGGMTLIPAMKTRLAAPSDLIDLSRIKELQGVKVSGKTVTIGAATTHYDVANDEKLRKACPALAHLASLIGDPAVRHKGTIGGSAANNDPAADYPAALLALGATIVTNKREISAAKFFTGLFETALKEGEIITAVSFTAPAKAAYEKFRNPASRYAIVGVFVAKGKDGVSVAVTGAGDDGVFRSKEIEAALAKNFAASALDGVKVPAKNLMTDLHASAEYRANLIAVMAKRAVNAANG from the coding sequence ATGTACGCAGTCAACTACCACCGCGCCGCCTCGGTCGCCGACGCCGCCAAGCTGGTGAAGAGCGGCGACGCCAGGCTTTTGTCAGGCGGCATGACGCTGATCCCGGCGATGAAGACGCGGCTCGCCGCACCCTCCGACCTGATCGACCTGTCGCGGATCAAGGAACTGCAAGGCGTCAAGGTGTCGGGCAAGACCGTCACCATCGGCGCCGCCACAACCCATTACGACGTCGCCAATGACGAGAAGCTGCGGAAGGCCTGTCCGGCGCTTGCGCACCTTGCGTCGCTGATTGGCGATCCGGCGGTGCGCCACAAGGGCACGATCGGCGGCTCGGCCGCCAACAACGACCCAGCCGCCGATTATCCGGCGGCGCTCTTGGCGCTGGGCGCCACCATCGTCACCAACAAGCGCGAGATTTCAGCCGCGAAATTCTTCACCGGCCTGTTCGAAACGGCGCTGAAAGAAGGCGAGATCATCACCGCGGTGAGTTTTACCGCGCCGGCCAAGGCTGCTTACGAAAAATTCCGCAACCCGGCCTCGCGCTATGCGATCGTCGGCGTGTTCGTGGCAAAGGGCAAGGACGGGGTCAGCGTTGCCGTTACCGGCGCCGGCGATGACGGTGTGTTCCGCTCGAAGGAGATCGAAGCAGCACTGGCGAAGAATTTTGCCGCATCGGCGCTCGACGGCGTGAAAGTGCCGGCGAAGAATTTGATGACCGACCTCCACGCTTCGGCCGAATACCGCGCCAATTTGATCGCCGTGATGGCCAAGCGCGCGGTGAACGCCGCCAACGGTTGA
- a CDS encoding acyltransferase codes for MADISAASVALPRATADKAARARLAYLDGWRGLSIALVLIGHFFPVPGINLGVLGVEFFFVLSGRLMGEILFIERFPLKKFFKRRFSRIYPALLVFVISAMIGLSGTFIAFKWKAALTALTFTYNYAGILITRAGALDHIWSLCVEEHAYIILALISVVVTGRGNVVRLLVTLSLLAMANGAISYWVLGMDYEHSYWRTDVHIASILLSASICLLKHDDRLPAFLKSPYVSLVSAAAAILLFLDPVPTPIHYLLAVPLLALAVNTLDTSNWHLTGLLSSRPMVMIGLWSYSLYLWQQPFYKFVAEQGSAPIPMLAAVFACALCSYYLVEKPARAWLNRNW; via the coding sequence ATGGCCGACATCTCCGCAGCGTCTGTTGCCCTGCCGCGGGCCACAGCCGACAAAGCAGCTAGAGCAAGACTGGCCTATCTCGATGGCTGGCGCGGGCTTTCGATCGCACTGGTGCTGATCGGCCATTTCTTCCCCGTTCCCGGGATCAATCTCGGCGTGCTCGGCGTCGAGTTCTTCTTCGTGCTCTCAGGCCGGCTGATGGGCGAGATACTGTTCATCGAACGCTTCCCGCTGAAAAAATTCTTCAAGCGCCGCTTTTCGCGCATCTATCCCGCGCTTTTGGTGTTCGTGATATCAGCCATGATCGGGCTCTCCGGCACCTTTATCGCCTTCAAATGGAAGGCGGCGCTGACCGCGCTGACATTCACCTACAACTATGCCGGAATTCTCATCACCCGCGCCGGCGCGCTCGACCACATCTGGTCGCTATGCGTGGAAGAGCATGCCTACATCATCCTGGCGCTGATCAGCGTGGTGGTGACCGGGCGGGGTAATGTCGTTCGGCTGCTGGTGACGCTGTCGCTGCTGGCGATGGCCAATGGCGCCATTTCGTACTGGGTACTCGGCATGGATTACGAGCACAGCTATTGGCGCACCGATGTGCATATCGCCTCGATCCTGCTGTCGGCATCGATCTGCCTGCTCAAGCACGATGATCGGCTGCCGGCATTCCTGAAGAGCCCCTATGTCAGCCTCGTGTCGGCGGCGGCGGCTATATTGCTGTTCCTCGATCCGGTGCCGACGCCGATCCATTACCTACTGGCGGTGCCGTTGCTGGCGCTTGCCGTGAATACGCTGGACACCAGCAACTGGCATCTTACCGGCCTGCTTTCATCCAGGCCGATGGTGATGATCGGGCTATGGTCGTACTCGCTCTATCTCTGGCAACAGCCCTTCTACAAATTCGTCGCCGAGCAGGGCAGTGCGCCGATCCCGATGCTGGCGGCTGTCTTCGCCTGTGCACTATGCAGCTACTATCTGGTCGAGAAGCCCGCGCGGGCCTGGCTGAACCGGAATTGGTGA
- a CDS encoding GNAT family N-acetyltransferase has product MSEAVTGPSPISRVSPQDEAAILALNNEHAAELSWLELERLSFLLGEAFYVRRIGTLEAFIMTFDQNAAYDSPNFLWFRERYPRFVYVDRVVVAAQARGRGHARRLYEDLFGEVARAGHSIVTCEVNAEPPNPASDAFHAALGFAEVGDAVIHGGKKAVRYYLKEIAG; this is encoded by the coding sequence ATGAGCGAAGCCGTGACTGGGCCGTCGCCGATCAGCCGTGTCTCGCCTCAGGACGAAGCGGCCATCCTCGCACTCAACAATGAGCACGCCGCCGAACTGTCATGGCTCGAGCTGGAACGGCTGTCCTTCCTGCTTGGCGAAGCGTTTTACGTCAGGCGCATCGGCACGCTCGAAGCCTTCATCATGACCTTCGACCAGAATGCGGCCTACGACAGCCCGAATTTCCTCTGGTTCCGCGAGCGCTATCCACGCTTCGTCTATGTCGACCGCGTCGTCGTCGCGGCGCAAGCGCGCGGCCGCGGCCATGCCCGCCGGCTCTACGAGGATCTGTTCGGGGAAGTCGCCCGCGCGGGCCACAGCATCGTCACCTGCGAGGTGAATGCCGAACCTCCCAATCCGGCTTCGGACGCCTTCCATGCCGCGCTTGGCTTCGCCGAGGTCGGCGACGCGGTGATCCATGGCGGCAAGAAGGCGGTGCGCTACTACCTCAAGGAGATCGCCGGCTGA
- a CDS encoding copper homeostasis protein CutC, which yields MVGNARPLIEICVEGIDGLLAAQAAGADRVELCASLVEGGITPSLGTVRAALESATIPFHVIVRPRGGDFLYSEAEYSSMLADVAALRDLGVAGVVVGCLDADGTIDETRMGALVHAAGPLAVTCHRAFDMTRDPAEALEALIRCKVGRVLTSGQRDTAVEGAGLLADLVRQADGRIIILGCGALDPENIAGVLASTGLTEMHFAALKDVPSAMAYRNPQVGMGGGDLDREYRTTVTDGALVAATIAAARA from the coding sequence TTGGTCGGAAATGCTCGCCCCCTGATCGAAATCTGCGTCGAAGGCATCGATGGACTGCTGGCTGCGCAGGCCGCCGGCGCCGACCGGGTCGAGCTCTGCGCCAGCCTGGTCGAAGGCGGCATCACGCCCAGCCTCGGCACGGTGCGCGCCGCACTCGAGAGCGCGACAATTCCCTTCCATGTCATCGTGCGGCCGCGCGGCGGCGATTTCCTCTACAGCGAGGCCGAATACAGCTCGATGCTCGCCGATGTCGCAGCGCTTCGTGACCTCGGCGTCGCCGGCGTCGTTGTCGGTTGCCTCGATGCCGACGGCACCATCGATGAAACCCGCATGGGCGCGCTGGTCCATGCCGCCGGTCCGCTCGCCGTCACCTGCCACCGCGCCTTCGACATGACCCGCGACCCGGCCGAGGCGCTGGAAGCGCTGATCCGCTGCAAGGTCGGCCGCGTGCTGACCAGCGGCCAGAGGGACACCGCGGTGGAAGGCGCCGGCCTGTTGGCGGATCTCGTCCGCCAGGCCGACGGCCGCATCATCATCCTCGGCTGCGGCGCGCTGGACCCCGAAAACATCGCCGGGGTGCTGGCATCAACCGGGCTGACGGAAATGCACTTCGCCGCGCTCAAGGATGTACCGAGCGCCATGGCCTACCGCAACCCGCAAGTCGGCATGGGCGGCGGCGATCTCGACCGCGAATACCGCACCACAGTCACCGATGGGGCGCTGGTTGCCGCGACGATTGCGGCGGCCAGAGCATGA
- a CDS encoding cupin domain-containing protein: protein MRKILASMLLFAAALSANPARALDSTSPPVVVTPLADRSQTASGQPIVLPQKNVQVLVSTYDIAVGATLPVHKHPFARYAYVEAGTLKVTNVETGNSNTYKTGDFIIEMIGQWHQATNIGDGPVKLLVIDQVEQGAKNTVLRQ from the coding sequence ATGCGAAAGATCCTGGCATCGATGCTGCTGTTCGCGGCGGCGCTATCTGCAAACCCCGCTCGGGCGCTGGACAGTACCAGCCCGCCGGTTGTCGTCACGCCGCTTGCCGATCGCAGCCAGACGGCGTCCGGCCAGCCGATCGTGCTGCCGCAGAAAAATGTCCAGGTCCTGGTTTCAACCTATGACATTGCGGTCGGCGCCACTCTGCCGGTGCACAAGCACCCGTTTGCCCGCTACGCCTATGTCGAGGCCGGGACACTCAAAGTGACGAATGTCGAGACCGGCAACAGCAACACCTACAAGACGGGCGATTTCATCATCGAGATGATCGGCCAGTGGCACCAGGCCACCAACATCGGCGACGGCCCGGTCAAGCTGCTGGTCATCGACCAGGTCGAACAAGGCGCCAAGAACACGGTGCTGCGCCAGTAA
- a CDS encoding alpha-ketoglutarate-dependent dioxygenase AlkB, with amino-acid sequence MAQTKSSTTAYASQGDLFGAADTLPEGFSYRPSLITTDEEAELVRHLNELSFKPFDFHGHLANRQVAGFGWRYDYDRRQVVEAPPIPKFLLPLRDKVADFAGRQATEFAQVLINEYRPGAGIGWHRDKPHFDLVAGVSLLAPCSFRLRRKNGSKWDRETIEVEPRSLYLMDGPARHEWEHSIPPVAGHRYSITLRTLK; translated from the coding sequence ATGGCACAGACGAAATCCAGTACAACAGCGTATGCCAGCCAGGGCGATCTCTTCGGCGCGGCCGACACGCTGCCGGAAGGATTTTCTTACCGGCCTAGCCTGATCACAACGGACGAAGAGGCGGAACTGGTCCGTCACCTCAATGAACTGTCCTTCAAGCCGTTCGATTTCCACGGCCACCTTGCCAACCGGCAGGTCGCCGGCTTCGGCTGGCGCTACGACTACGACCGGCGCCAGGTCGTCGAAGCGCCGCCCATCCCGAAATTCCTGCTGCCGCTTCGCGACAAGGTCGCGGATTTTGCCGGCAGGCAGGCCACGGAATTCGCGCAAGTGCTCATCAACGAGTATCGGCCGGGCGCGGGCATAGGTTGGCATCGCGACAAGCCGCATTTCGATCTCGTCGCCGGCGTCTCGCTGCTGGCGCCCTGCAGCTTTCGGCTGCGCCGCAAAAACGGCTCGAAATGGGATCGCGAGACGATCGAGGTCGAACCGAGGTCCCTCTATCTCATGGACGGCCCGGCGCGCCACGAGTGGGAGCACAGCATTCCGCCGGTCGCCGGGCACCGCTATTCGATCACGCTGCGCACTCTGAAATAG
- a CDS encoding KTSC domain-containing protein, with amino-acid sequence MPSTAIRNTHYDPSTKILSVWFVPSGARYDYEEVEPETYAAFRAAFSKGQFFNEFVRDRYRFHLVEEGRPRATGF; translated from the coding sequence ATGCCGTCCACTGCCATCCGCAATACCCACTACGACCCGTCGACGAAAATCCTCTCGGTCTGGTTCGTCCCGAGCGGAGCCCGCTACGACTACGAGGAGGTCGAGCCCGAGACCTACGCGGCGTTCCGCGCCGCCTTCTCGAAAGGGCAATTTTTCAACGAGTTCGTGCGCGATCGCTACCGGTTTCACCTGGTTGAAGAAGGGCGTCCGCGAGCAACCGGGTTCTGA